One window of Rasiella rasia genomic DNA carries:
- a CDS encoding autotransporter outer membrane beta-barrel domain-containing protein, whose amino-acid sequence MKKLAFIVFLVSFYSIAQTDGLSYQAVIIDPDIQEVPGVDISGNVLNKQDVTVRFTIINEAGNAQYRETQGTRTDAFGMIHLIIGRGEVDFGNFHTIVWDGTAKQLKVEVNLGNGFKFQEEKELLYVPYAFHRDLIATKELQVAGNVTFDGNLEVDGKTNLNDDLAVNNQTETKLSGLLSVDGQTILNDSLTVANQSPTGLRGTLSVAKETLLKDSLVVRRRTRLKAALDVEENTNLNNGLNVENASPTVLTGSLKVDGETNILSDVNVNNGSNVDVSGDMLVQGATTLEQDLTVNGITNLNNTVQVNNQAPTAMTGTLTTEGPTRIENTLIVLGKSNLDGNLNVNGQNPTQLSGTLTVGLETNFNNSLTVHNAAPTDLSGDLTVGGDATFNSDVTINGVTNLNNDLFVNNGSPTNLSGTLTVNEAVKLNSTLNVDGATTLEDGLSVLNGANTMLSGTNTVDGAALLQNTLTVANGSASSLNGTLTVDGITNINDNLNVTGGSSTNLSGTLYADSGATLGDDLTVANGSATALSGELETYGTNNTFNSTFRVNNGAATTLTGSLDVSGGSTFGNTLNVTNTAPTNFSGLLTVAGATQINNTATISGITLIQNDLTVTQAANMPNIFTTKLTISDDQVGAVSTFENTNTGTSGADSGDGILIKLGRTHGAYNGAPGSNNPSDYLQVNNPYLSLYQSQLTAVGNLLSGTSPSGTSIDVNDIFALIPANMAAGQFGSIGNSIIGEINNRLGLPVNTPELAVPRTTIFPEVTIYSGSGQICSGQYCFNPCTFFNCTICIPPIEFCVPELPRIYIPAIVVPRTTLVPAINNIVPAFPQAIPEIGPGDAVLSIPNVSFGLVSNSMSKENVFMSFQDQGDRQTGAVVAQSTLDFLGNTILDPVYAINVVAGFVGADLVDGLVTGGVEMSNLIDTFNKIGVSYESGHGDYAEWLPRENLSEYITAGDIVAIRGGKISKDLNNFEQLLVVSHKPIVLGNNPVEKDKYKGNPVAFLGQVPVKVIGPVQQGDFIIADTQIAGYGRAISEENMQPTDYQMMVGRSWETNANEGPKLVKIVMGLYTNGWIKDVNAIETQQQELDKTIESLELKLQRISKKLNTTKERDYASINKK is encoded by the coding sequence ATGAAAAAGTTAGCTTTTATAGTATTCTTGGTAAGTTTTTATAGCATTGCTCAAACAGATGGCTTGAGTTACCAAGCGGTAATTATTGATCCTGATATTCAGGAAGTGCCTGGAGTAGATATTTCAGGTAATGTTTTAAACAAACAAGATGTTACAGTTCGTTTCACCATTATCAATGAAGCAGGTAACGCACAATACAGAGAAACGCAAGGAACGAGAACAGACGCCTTTGGGATGATTCATCTTATTATTGGTCGTGGAGAGGTTGACTTCGGAAACTTTCACACCATTGTTTGGGACGGTACTGCAAAACAACTTAAGGTAGAAGTAAACCTAGGTAACGGCTTCAAATTTCAGGAAGAAAAGGAATTATTATATGTACCATATGCTTTTCATAGAGATCTAATTGCTACAAAAGAACTGCAAGTAGCAGGTAATGTAACTTTTGATGGAAATCTTGAAGTAGATGGAAAGACCAATCTCAATGATGATCTAGCTGTAAATAACCAAACCGAAACAAAACTAAGTGGTCTACTTTCGGTCGACGGACAAACTATTCTTAACGACTCACTTACCGTTGCCAATCAGTCGCCAACAGGGTTAAGAGGGACGCTTTCCGTAGCAAAAGAAACACTATTAAAAGATTCGTTAGTGGTAAGAAGACGAACTCGCCTAAAAGCAGCACTCGATGTAGAAGAAAACACAAATCTAAACAATGGTCTAAATGTTGAAAATGCTAGCCCAACCGTACTTACAGGATCTTTAAAGGTAGACGGAGAAACGAATATTCTAAGCGATGTAAATGTGAATAACGGTAGTAATGTTGATGTTTCTGGAGATATGCTCGTTCAAGGAGCCACTACATTAGAACAAGATCTAACGGTAAATGGAATTACAAACTTAAACAACACCGTACAAGTGAATAATCAGGCGCCAACCGCTATGACGGGCACTTTAACAACAGAAGGCCCTACTCGAATTGAGAATACATTAATAGTACTGGGAAAGTCTAATTTAGATGGAAACCTTAATGTGAATGGTCAAAACCCGACGCAATTATCGGGAACCTTAACGGTAGGTTTAGAAACCAACTTCAATAATAGCTTGACTGTACATAATGCGGCGCCAACAGATTTGTCTGGCGATCTTACGGTGGGAGGCGATGCAACTTTTAATAGTGACGTTACCATTAATGGAGTGACCAATCTGAATAACGATTTATTTGTGAATAACGGAAGTCCAACCAACCTATCAGGCACCTTAACGGTGAATGAAGCAGTAAAATTAAACAGCACCCTAAACGTCGATGGAGCTACAACACTGGAAGATGGTCTTAGCGTACTGAATGGAGCAAATACGATGCTTTCTGGAACCAACACGGTAGATGGGGCAGCACTTTTGCAAAATACTCTAACCGTTGCAAATGGAAGTGCTTCTTCGCTAAATGGTACATTAACAGTAGATGGTATCACCAATATAAATGATAATTTAAATGTAACTGGAGGTAGCTCTACGAATCTTAGCGGAACTTTATATGCGGACTCTGGCGCGACACTAGGAGATGATTTAACCGTTGCAAATGGTAGCGCAACTGCCTTAAGTGGCGAACTTGAAACGTATGGAACCAATAATACCTTTAATAGTACATTTCGCGTAAATAACGGCGCCGCAACAACACTCACAGGATCTTTAGACGTATCTGGTGGTAGTACTTTTGGCAATACGTTGAATGTCACCAATACAGCGCCAACAAATTTTAGCGGATTGCTTACAGTAGCAGGCGCCACCCAAATAAATAACACTGCTACAATTTCTGGAATTACTTTAATACAGAATGATCTAACGGTAACACAAGCGGCAAATATGCCCAACATTTTCACTACAAAACTAACCATAAGTGATGATCAGGTTGGAGCTGTTTCTACTTTTGAAAATACGAATACAGGAACATCTGGCGCCGATAGTGGCGATGGTATTTTAATAAAGTTAGGAAGAACACACGGAGCCTATAACGGTGCGCCAGGTTCAAATAATCCATCAGATTATCTACAAGTTAATAACCCTTACCTTAGTTTGTATCAATCACAGCTTACTGCGGTAGGGAATTTACTTTCGGGCACATCTCCATCTGGAACCAGTATCGATGTGAATGATATCTTTGCATTGATTCCTGCAAACATGGCAGCAGGGCAATTTGGAAGTATTGGTAACAGCATCATTGGAGAAATAAATAACAGATTAGGCCTGCCAGTTAACACACCCGAATTGGCTGTTCCTAGAACTACCATTTTTCCAGAGGTAACTATTTATTCAGGATCAGGACAAATATGTTCAGGACAATACTGCTTTAATCCTTGTACATTCTTTAATTGTACAATTTGTATTCCTCCTATAGAATTTTGTGTACCTGAATTACCAAGAATTTATATTCCGGCCATTGTAGTGCCACGAACTACGCTGGTACCTGCTATAAACAATATTGTACCTGCTTTTCCGCAAGCAATACCTGAGATTGGACCTGGAGATGCTGTGTTGTCTATACCTAATGTTTCGTTTGGTCTAGTTTCTAATTCTATGAGTAAAGAAAATGTATTTATGTCGTTTCAAGATCAAGGAGATCGCCAAACGGGAGCTGTTGTGGCTCAGTCTACACTAGACTTTTTAGGAAATACCATTTTAGATCCTGTATATGCCATTAATGTGGTAGCTGGATTTGTGGGTGCAGATTTGGTAGATGGTCTAGTGACTGGTGGTGTTGAAATGTCTAACCTTATAGATACCTTTAATAAGATTGGAGTTTCATACGAATCGGGTCATGGTGATTATGCAGAATGGTTACCTCGTGAAAACCTTTCAGAGTATATTACCGCAGGAGATATTGTAGCAATTAGGGGTGGAAAGATATCTAAAGATTTGAACAACTTTGAACAGCTTTTAGTGGTTTCTCACAAACCTATTGTGTTGGGGAATAATCCAGTTGAAAAGGATAAATATAAAGGAAATCCGGTAGCTTTTTTAGGTCAGGTGCCAGTGAAGGTTATAGGTCCGGTTCAGCAAGGTGATTTTATTATTGCCGATACACAGATCGCTGGTTACGGAAGAGCGATTTCCGAAGAAAACATGCAGCCAACAGACTACCAGATGATGGTTGGAAGATCTTGGGAAACCAATGCCAATGAAGGTCCTAAGCTGGTTAAAATTGTAATGGGACTGTATACAAATGGCTGGATAAAGGATGTAAATGCTATTGAGACACAACAACAAGAATTAGACAAAACTATAGAATCGTTAGAGCTGAAACTTCAACGCATTTCTAAAAAATTAAATACAACAAAAGAGCGTGATTATGCGAGTATTAATAAAAAATAA